Within the Sulfurospirillum barnesii SES-3 genome, the region TGCCATTGGTGGAACGGCGGTGGGAACGGGTATTAATGCCCATCCAAAACTAGGTGAAATGGTTAGTGTGGAGCTTTCAAAACTGACACAAAAGCAGTTTGTCTCCGCCCCCAATAAATTTCATGCGCTCACCTCACACGATGCCCTTGTGTTTGCCAGTGGAGCAAACAAAGGTTTGTCCGCCAATTTAATGAAAATCGCCAATGATATTCGTTGGCTCGCCTCAGGGCCTAGGTGTGGCATAGGGGAGCTCAGTATTCCTGAAAATGAGCCAGGCAGTTCCATTATGCCAGGTAAAGTCAATCCCACGCAAGCCGAAGCCGTGACGATGGTGACATGCCAAGTCTTTGGAGCAGACGCTGCTATTGCGTTTGGGGCAAGTCAGGGTAATTTTGAGCTGAATGTCTTTAAGCCTGTCATCATCTACAATTTCTTACAGCAAGTGAGGCTCTTAAGCGATGTGATGGATTCGTTTCGCATTCATTGTGCGCAAGGAATTGAAGCCAACACGGAAAAACTCACGCATAACCTCAATAATTCACTGATGCTCGTCACCGCCCTCAATCCTTACATTGGCTATGAAAATGCGGCGAAAGTGGCAAAATTGGCGCATAAAGAGGGTTTAAGCCTCAAAGAGGCGTGCGTGAAGTTGGAACTTTTAAGTGAAAGTGATTTTGATAAGTACGTTATTCCATCCGAGATGATTCACCCAAAAGCCTAAAAAAAGGAAGCGATAAAGCGTCGCTTCTTCTTTACATGTAAGCCTAATTCTCTTTGAGGCTTAGGCTTACCTTGCCTTTTTCTTTATCGACTTCCAACACACGAATGCGCATGAGTTGCTGATTGATGCTTAAGACTTCCAAAGGATGGGCGATGCGTTTATCACTCATCTGCGAGATGTGAATCAGCCCATCGTTTTTAAGTCCAATGTCCACAAACGCTCCAAAATCGGCGATATTTCGCACTACGCCTGAGACGATAGAGCCTTCGCTAAGTTCGTTAATATCTGTCAAATCCGAGCGAAAGGCAATGGGAGGCAACTCTTCTCTAGGATCAAACCCCGGTTTTAAAAGCTCAGCCACAATGTCTTGAAGCGTGACTTCTCCGATGCCTTGCTCTTTTGCTAAAGCGATAATTTGCTCCTTAGAAAGTGTCGCCAAATCAGAACGTGCTAAAAGTTTTTGTGCTATGGCGTAACTCTCAGGATGAACACCCGTGTTGTCAAGC harbors:
- the fumC gene encoding class II fumarate hydratase, whose amino-acid sequence is MEYRIEKDTMGEIKVPNERYWGAQSERSLENFRIGTEKMPHELIRAFAYLKRSLATVNQNLGKLDAKKAEAIIQACDEILAGKFDEEFPLAIWQTGSGTQTNMNLNEVIANRATEILGGDFRKEKLVHPNDHVNMSQSSNDTFPTAMHIASVIEVEEKLLPSLAKLQAVLEEKEKAFASIIKIGRTHLQDATPLTLGQEFSGYKSMLEHSASHIRLALESLRELAIGGTAVGTGINAHPKLGEMVSVELSKLTQKQFVSAPNKFHALTSHDALVFASGANKGLSANLMKIANDIRWLASGPRCGIGELSIPENEPGSSIMPGKVNPTQAEAVTMVTCQVFGADAAIAFGASQGNFELNVFKPVIIYNFLQQVRLLSDVMDSFRIHCAQGIEANTEKLTHNLNNSLMLVTALNPYIGYENAAKVAKLAHKEGLSLKEACVKLELLSESDFDKYVIPSEMIHPKA